From the Purpureocillium takamizusanense chromosome 6, complete sequence genome, one window contains:
- a CDS encoding Tripeptidyl-peptidase I (MEROPS:MER0078639~COG:O~EggNog:ENOG503NY9U), whose protein sequence is MRLLEVLSAVLSSDVVISLRPADRDLLDSTLAALSDPDGESYGKFLTREQAQALLRPHQSSIDAVKKWLAEVGVPEEHIRGDGGQVIEARVPTLHAERLLRLAARGGQTEDEERRPGREERDPTTALRAHVAFVHRAPGPRSTGTDTPRKGFHIPTTVPRPLQAVVQAPARKGSTTPSCSGGVVTPTCLRALYRMGSGNSNNSASPAHARSRFGVVGFRGQAAQHAQLNKFLAALAPDARGANFSTVLVNGGSNPQDETYTRTGEANLDIQYAVAMAYPVPVTFYAVGGEDHDFVPDLDIWDRETQFIEPYATFFSHLLGLDDEHLPQVVTISYGVNEQDVPRAHAEHICDMMGQLGARGVSVITSSGDEGPGVSCLSNDGTNTTKFLPAFPASCPYVTAVGGTHGQGPEGAWNLSSGGFSEYWPRPAWQELAVDGYLVRLGGSKWKGLYNPKGRAFPDVSAQAMGYQIFDQGKADSADGTSAAAPVFAAMIALLNDSRLKLGLPPLGFLNPWLYKIGSLGFSDIVNGASKGCVGTSYSGRPAPVVPGAEWAASPGWDPATGLGTPLFDRLKVLALALR, encoded by the exons ATGAGGCTTCTGGAGGTGTTGAGCGCAGTCCTCTCCTCG GACGTCGTCATATCGTTGCGCCCCGCGGACCGCGACCTCTTAGACTCGACGCTCGCGGCCCTGTCTGACCCGGACGGCGAAAGCTATGGCAAGTTCCTGACCCGGGAGCAGGCTCAAGCTTTGCTGCGGCCTCATCAGTCgtccatcgacgccgtgAAGAAATGGCTGGCTGAGGTCGGCGTCCCGGAGGAACATATCCGTGGTGATGGCGGACAGGTCATCGAGGCGCGAGTGCCGACTCTGCACGCGGAGCGCCTGCTACGACTCGCCGCGCGCGGTGGCCAGACGGAGGATGAAGAGAGGAGGCCGGGGCGCGAGGAGAGGGATCCGACGACGGCTCTGCGTGCTCACGTTGCGTTTGTCCACCGCGCGCCGGGGCCCAGATCCACGGGCACTGACACGCCTCGCAAAGGCTTCCACATCCCGACGACAGTCCCTCGGCCGTTACAAGCCGTGGTCCAAGCCCCCGCGAGAAagggctcgacgacgccatcgtgcAGCGGAGGAGTGGTCACGCCGACATGCCTCCGCGCGCTCTACCGCATGGGAAGCGGCAACTCCAACAACTCCGCGTCTCCGGCACATGCCAGGTCGCGCTtcggcgtcgtgggcttccgcgggcaggcagcgcagcatgCTCAGCTGAACAagttcctcgccgcgctggcgcccgacgcccgaggcgccAACTTCTCGACGGtgctcgtcaacggcggcagcaacccTCAAGACGAGACCTACACCCGCACGGGCGAGGCAAACCTCGACATCCAGTACGCGGTGGCCATGGCATACCCCGTGCCTGTGACGTTTtatgccgtcggcggcgaggaccacGACTTTGTCCCTGACCTAGA CATCTGGGACCGCGAGACGCAGTTCATCGAGCCCTACGCCACCTTCTTCAGCCACctgctgggcctcgacgacgagcacctgCCGCAGGTGGTGACCATATCGTACGGCGTCAACGAGCAGGACGTGCCGCGGGCGCACGCGGAGCACATCTGCGACATGATgggccagctcggcgcgcgaggcgtcTCCGTCATCACGAGCTCCGGCGACGAAGGCCCCGGCGTCTCGTGCCTGTCCAACGACGGGACCAACACGACCAAGTTCCTCCCCGCGTTCCCGGCCTCGTGCCCCTATGTgacggccgtgggcggcacGCACGGCCAGGGCCCCGAGGGCGCGTGGAACCTGTCCTCGGGCGGCTTCTCCGAGTactggccgcggccggcctggcaGGAGTTGGCCGTAGACGGATACCTGGTCCGTCTCGGCGGGAGCAAATGGAAGGGACTGTATAACCCCAAGGGCCGGGCGTTTCCGGACGTGTCGGCGCAGGCGATGGGGTACCAGATCTTTGACCAGGGCAAGGCCGACAGCGCCGATGGGACAAG tgcggcggcgcccgtcttcgCGGCCATGATTGCCCTGCTCAACGACTCGCGCCTCAAGCTCGGTTTGCCTCCCCTAGGGTTTCTCAACCCCTGGCTGTATAAGATTGGCAGCCTCGGCTTCTCAGA CATCGTGAATGGAGCGTCCAAGGGCTGTGTGGGAACCAGCTACAGCGGCAGACCGGCGCCCGTGGTCCCAGGAGCGGAATGGGCTGCTTCTCCCGGATGGGATCCGGCCACGGGGCTGGGCACGCCGCTGTTTGACCGTTTGAAAGTGCTGGCTCTGGCACTTCGCTGA
- a CDS encoding uncharacterized protein (COG:S~EggNog:ENOG503P7IK~TransMembrane:2 (i159-178o224-241i)), protein MLRQRQRHKKSRHGCTACKARHLKCDEQGPPCANCTIRNSRCTYTPPTSTTTTTTAKQQPEPSRGPWSVATTYSSSSSSASPVRCPWPPPPPPIEGITTTTTPSPLSVSSSHTSSSRRLLELELLHRWSVRTWRGLYNLPACQPFLQECLPREGLRLPFILDGILALAALDIALLAGLRGDRSTARRYKRTALEYYAKASGDFRAALGSGGCGGGKSPITRDTLYLFSAFGSIAGFFNFAAKVTTRTRARTTR, encoded by the exons ATGCTGAGACAGAGGCAGCGGCATAAGAAATCCAGGCATGGATGCACAGCATGCAAAGCGCGGCACTTGAAG TGCGACGAGCAAGGCCCGCCATGTGCCAACTGTACCATTCGAAACTCCCGATGCACCTACACCCCTCCCACGTctacgactactactactacagccaagcagcagcctgAGCCATCCCGCGGGCCATGGAGCGTCGCCACGACCTAcagctcgtccagcagcagcgccagccccgTTCGATGCCCGtggcctccgccgccgccgcccatcgaaggcatcaccaccaccaccaccccatcACCGCTCtccgtctcgtcctcgcACACCTCCAGCagtcgtcgcctcctcgagctcgagctcctgcaCCGCTGGTCGGTCCGCACGTGGCGCGGCCTGTACaacctgcccgcctgccagcCGTTCCTGCAGGAGTGCCTCCcgcgcgagggcctgcgcctccccttcatcctcgacggcatcctcgccctcgccgcccttgacattgccctgctcgccgggcTGCGGGGGGaccgctcgacggcgcgacgCTACAAGCGAACCGCCCTCGAGTACTATGCGAAAGCGAGTGGTGATttccgcgccgcgctgggaagcggcggctgcggcggcggcaagtcCCCAATCACGCGGGACACGCTCTACCTCTTCTCGGCGTTTGGCAGCATAGCAGGGTTCTTCAACTTTGCGGCGaaggtgacgacgaggacaagggcgaggacgacgaggtga
- a CDS encoding uncharacterized protein (COG:S~SECRETED:SignalP(1-16~SECRETED:cutsite=TAA-IN~SECRETED:prob=0.5669)~EggNog:ENOG503P7IK), whose amino-acid sequence MHASLAMILGCLHTAAINWDWFFDSPTSARDAVTDYFPRAEYLDLLDADTRTAIERLTTASHDIHLPPTAAGAGGGDDDTIGPPAHTAWSYRTAAEQTKYCFAERAVGRIRGFMVTLPSRCVCGPDLVEGLRAREPMAMFVLLYWGVLLDGCAADPWLWWAGATTGRDVVAETSAVLARSPAYGLEDVREGIAWARGQVGLGVLDAAAAAY is encoded by the coding sequence ATGCACGCCTCGTTGGCCATGATCCTCGGATGCTTGCACACGGCGGCCATCAATTGGGATTGGTTCTTCGACAGCCCGACAtcggcgcgcgacgccgtgACCGACTACTTCCCGCGCGCGGAATACCTGGACCTCCTCGACGCAGACACCAGGACGGCCATCGAGCGCCTCACGACCGCGAGCCACGACATCCACCTGccgccaaccgccgccggcgccggcggcggcgacgatgacacgatcgggccgcccgcgcacACCGCGTGGTCCTACCGCACCGCCGCGGAGCAGACAAAGTACTGCttcgccgagcgcgccgtcggccgcatcAGGGGCTTCATGGTGACCCTCCCGTCGCGGTGCGTTTGTGGGCCCGACctggtcgagggcctgcgcgcccgcgagcccATGGCCATGTTCGTCCTGCTGTACTGGggcgtgctgctcgacggctgCGCCGCGGACCCGTGGCTGTGGTGggccggcgcgacgacggggcgaGACGTGGTCGCGGAGACGTCGGCGGTTCTCGCTCGGTCGCCCGCCTACGGGCTGGAGGATGTGCGCGAGGGCATCGCATGGGCGAGAGGACAGGTCGGATTGGGGGTgctcgatgctgccgccgccgcctattGA